The proteins below are encoded in one region of Clostridium fermenticellae:
- the rplD gene encoding 50S ribosomal protein L4 — MPTVGLFNKEGQRIGDVQLSDKVFGVEVNQYALHQVVVALLANKRQGTQSAKTRSEVSGGGIKPWRQKGTGRARQGSIRAPQWIHGGVVFAAKPRDYRISVPKSMRRVAMKSALTSKVQDQELVVVDILELEAPKTKEMVKMLDAFDAKKTLIVTKNSNENVYKSARNIKNVSVLPVNNLNVYDLLKYDKLVITKEAVSQIEEVYA, encoded by the coding sequence ATGCCTACAGTAGGATTATTTAATAAAGAAGGTCAAAGAATTGGAGATGTTCAACTTTCAGATAAAGTATTTGGAGTTGAAGTTAATCAGTATGCACTACATCAAGTAGTTGTTGCATTACTTGCAAACAAAAGACAGGGAACTCAATCAGCTAAAACTAGATCAGAAGTGTCTGGAGGCGGAATCAAACCTTGGAGACAAAAAGGTACTGGTAGAGCAAGACAAGGATCAATAAGGGCACCACAATGGATTCATGGTGGCGTTGTTTTTGCTGCAAAACCAAGAGATTATAGAATCTCAGTTCCAAAATCAATGAGAAGGGTTGCGATGAAATCAGCTCTTACAAGTAAAGTACAGGATCAGGAATTAGTAGTTGTAGATATTTTGGAGTTAGAAGCCCCAAAGACAAAAGAAATGGTAAAGATGCTTGATGCATTTGATGCTAAAAAAACTTTAATAGTTACAAAGAATTCAAATGAAAATGTATATAAATCAGCAAGAAATATTAAAAATGTATCAGTATTACCAGTAAATAATTTAAATGTCTATGACCTATTAAAATATGATAAACTCGTAATTACTAAAGAAGCTGTATCACAGATTGAGGAGGTGTATGCATAA
- the rpsL gene encoding 30S ribosomal protein S12, translating to MPTISQLVRKGRKTASAKSTAPALKECPQKRGVCTVVKTTTPKKPNSALRKIARVRLTNGFEVTAYIPGVGHNLQEHSVVLIRGGRVKDLPGVRYHIVRGALDAAGVANRLQSRSKYGAKKPKQK from the coding sequence ATGCCAACTATTAGCCAATTAGTAAGAAAAGGTAGAAAGACAGCAAGTGCTAAATCAACAGCACCAGCACTAAAAGAATGTCCTCAAAAAAGGGGAGTTTGTACAGTAGTAAAAACTACAACACCTAAAAAGCCTAACTCAGCTCTAAGAAAAATTGCAAGGGTTAGATTAACAAATGGTTTTGAAGTTACTGCTTACATACCGGGAGTAGGACATAACTTACAAGAACACAGTGTTGTTCTTATAAGAGGAGGAAGAGTTAAGGATCTTCCAGGTGTTAGATATCACATAGTTAGAGGTGCATTAGACGCAGCAGGAGTGGCTAACAGATTACAATCAAGATCAAAATATGGTGCAAAAAAACCAAAACAAAAATAA
- the fusA gene encoding elongation factor G, producing the protein MGREYPLEKYRNIGIMAHIDAGKTTTTERILFYTGKTHKIGEVHEGEATMDWMVQEQERGITITSAATTCMWKDHVINIIDTPGHVDFTVEVERSLRVLDGAVTVLDAKGGVEPQTETVWRQADNYKVPRMVYVNKMDSTGADFYMCVNMLRDRLHCNAVPIQIPIGAEDKFKGIVDLIENEAIIYEDDLGTVMDEVEIPDELKDKAAEYRTTLVEAVAEQDEELMMKYLDGEELTADEIKSVLRKATISNEIVPVVCGSSYKNKGVQPMIDAVIAYMPSPLDIPPIKGTVPDTDEPAERPASDDEPLAALAFKIATDPFVGKLAFTRIYSGIMKSGTYVYNSTKGKKERIGRLVRMHSNHRQEVEELRAGELGAIVGLKETSTGNTLCDEENPIILESMEFPEPVIRVAIEPKTKASQEKMGIALAKLAEEDPTFKTYTNHETGQTIIAGMGELHLEIIVDRLQREFKVECNVGEPQVAYKETIRKTVKAQGKFVRQSGGHGQYGDCWIEMIPTEEGYTFENAIVGGAIPKEYIQPIDNGIQEASKSGIVAGYPVINFKVKLYDGSYHDVDSSEMAFKIAASMAFKNAMGKADPVLLEPMMKVEVTTPEEYMGDVMGDINSRRGRIEGMEPRSGAQVIRAFVPLSEMFGYATVLRSRTQGRGNYSMEFDHYEEVPKSIQEKITGDKNK; encoded by the coding sequence GTGGGAAGAGAATATCCATTAGAAAAATACCGCAACATTGGAATAATGGCACATATTGATGCCGGAAAAACAACTACTACTGAACGTATACTTTTTTACACAGGAAAGACTCATAAGATAGGAGAAGTTCATGAAGGTGAAGCCACCATGGACTGGATGGTTCAGGAGCAGGAAAGAGGTATAACAATAACTTCTGCAGCGACTACTTGTATGTGGAAGGATCATGTAATAAATATAATAGATACACCAGGACACGTGGATTTTACGGTAGAAGTTGAAAGATCACTTAGAGTTTTGGATGGTGCGGTTACAGTATTAGATGCAAAGGGTGGTGTTGAACCACAAACTGAGACTGTATGGAGACAGGCAGATAATTACAAAGTACCTAGAATGGTATATGTAAATAAAATGGATTCAACGGGTGCAGATTTTTACATGTGTGTAAACATGTTAAGAGATAGATTACATTGTAATGCAGTTCCAATTCAAATTCCAATAGGTGCAGAGGATAAATTCAAAGGAATTGTAGATCTTATTGAGAATGAAGCTATTATATATGAAGATGATCTTGGAACTGTTATGGATGAAGTTGAAATACCAGATGAATTAAAAGATAAAGCAGCTGAATATAGAACAACTTTAGTTGAAGCTGTAGCTGAACAAGATGAAGAATTAATGATGAAATATCTTGATGGTGAAGAGTTAACTGCAGATGAAATTAAATCTGTTCTTAGAAAAGCTACTATTTCAAATGAAATAGTTCCAGTTGTTTGTGGATCATCATATAAAAATAAAGGTGTTCAGCCAATGATAGATGCAGTTATTGCTTATATGCCATCACCACTGGATATACCACCAATAAAAGGAACAGTTCCTGATACTGATGAACCAGCAGAGAGACCTGCATCTGACGATGAACCATTGGCAGCATTAGCATTTAAGATTGCAACTGACCCATTTGTAGGTAAGCTTGCTTTTACTAGAATTTACTCAGGAATAATGAAGAGTGGTACATATGTATATAATTCAACAAAGGGTAAGAAAGAGAGAATAGGCAGATTAGTTAGAATGCATTCAAATCACAGACAAGAGGTAGAAGAACTTAGAGCCGGTGAATTAGGTGCAATAGTTGGTTTAAAGGAAACTTCAACAGGTAATACTCTTTGTGATGAAGAAAATCCAATCATACTTGAAAGTATGGAATTTCCAGAACCAGTTATACGTGTAGCTATAGAACCAAAAACAAAGGCAAGTCAGGAGAAAATGGGTATAGCTTTAGCAAAACTTGCAGAGGAAGATCCTACATTTAAAACATATACCAATCATGAAACTGGCCAGACAATTATAGCAGGTATGGGAGAACTTCATCTTGAGATAATTGTTGATAGACTACAAAGAGAATTCAAAGTAGAATGTAATGTTGGTGAACCACAGGTTGCATACAAGGAAACAATTAGAAAAACTGTTAAAGCTCAAGGTAAATTTGTAAGGCAGTCTGGTGGACACGGTCAGTATGGTGATTGTTGGATAGAAATGATACCGACAGAAGAAGGATATACATTTGAAAATGCAATTGTTGGAGGAGCTATTCCAAAAGAATATATTCAACCAATTGATAATGGTATACAAGAAGCCTCTAAAAGTGGTATTGTAGCCGGATATCCTGTTATTAATTTCAAAGTCAAATTATATGATGGATCATATCATGATGTCGATTCATCAGAAATGGCATTTAAAATTGCTGCTTCAATGGCATTTAAGAATGCTATGGGTAAAGCAGATCCAGTTTTGCTTGAACCTATGATGAAAGTAGAAGTTACAACACCAGAAGAATATATGGGTGATGTAATGGGAGATATTAACTCTAGAAGAGGTAGAATAGAGGGAATGGAACCAAGATCAGGTGCACAAGTGATTAGAGCATTTGTTCCACTTTCAGAAATGTTTGGTTATGCTACTGTTTTGAGATCAAGAACTCAAGGCAGAGGAAATTATTCAATGGAATTTGATCATTATGAAGAAGTTCCAAAGAGCATACAGGAAAAGATAACTGGAGATAAAAATAAATAA
- the rpsJ gene encoding 30S ribosomal protein S10 codes for MAKQKIRIRLKAFDHNILDQSSEKIVETAKTTGAKVAGPVPLPTEKDIVTILRAPHKYKDSREQFEIRTHKRLIDIISPSPKTVDALMRLDLPAGVDIEIKL; via the coding sequence ATGGCAAAACAAAAAATAAGGATAAGATTGAAGGCTTTTGATCATAATATCCTGGATCAATCTTCAGAAAAAATTGTAGAAACAGCAAAAACTACAGGAGCTAAGGTGGCAGGACCAGTTCCACTACCAACAGAAAAAGATATTGTTACAATATTAAGAGCTCCACACAAATATAAGGATTCAAGAGAACAGTTTGAAATAAGAACTCACAAAAGATTAATAGACATAATAAGTCCTTCACCAAAAACTGTTGATGCGCTTATGAGACTTGATTTACCAGCAGGCGTTGATATTGAAATAAAACTATAA
- the rpsS gene encoding 30S ribosomal protein S19, with translation MSRSVKKGPFVHEGLLKKINEMNKSGQKKVIKTWSRSSTIFPQMIGHTIAVHDGRKHVPVYISEDMVGHKLGEFVLTRTFRGHAGKTEKTSSVK, from the coding sequence TTGAGTAGATCAGTAAAAAAAGGACCTTTTGTCCATGAAGGACTTTTAAAGAAAATAAATGAAATGAATAAAAGTGGCCAGAAAAAAGTTATAAAAACTTGGTCAAGAAGTTCAACTATATTCCCACAGATGATAGGTCATACAATTGCAGTACATGATGGAAGGAAGCATGTTCCTGTATATATATCAGAGGATATGGTAGGACATAAATTAGGAGAATTCGTTTTAACTAGAACATTCAGAGGACACGCAGGTAAAACTGAAAAAACATCTTCTGTAAAATAA
- the rplW gene encoding 50S ribosomal protein L23, with protein MKLTNYDIIRRPIVTEKSMASMNDKKYTFIVDIHANKSMVKRAVEDVFGVKVQEVKTARYIGKNKRVGVHFGKRPDYKKAIVRLTKDSKGIEFFEGM; from the coding sequence ATGAAATTAACAAATTATGATATCATAAGAAGACCAATCGTAACTGAAAAGAGTATGGCTTCAATGAATGATAAGAAATACACCTTTATAGTTGACATACATGCTAATAAATCTATGGTAAAAAGAGCGGTTGAGGATGTATTTGGAGTAAAAGTACAGGAAGTCAAGACTGCAAGATACATAGGTAAGAATAAAAGAGTAGGTGTACACTTCGGAAAGAGGCCAGACTATAAAAAAGCAATTGTAAGATTGACTAAAGATAGTAAAGGCATAGAATTCTTTGAAGGAATGTAA
- a CDS encoding ribosomal L7Ae/L30e/S12e/Gadd45 family protein: protein MVSRLEGDKVIGIKQTIKAIKNCEVKTVYIAKDADEKLIRPVINLAEENALKIIYVPTMKELGHLCAIDVGASTVAILK from the coding sequence ATGGTTTCAAGACTTGAAGGCGATAAAGTTATTGGTATAAAACAGACAATTAAAGCTATAAAGAATTGCGAAGTGAAGACTGTTTATATAGCTAAAGATGCTGATGAAAAGTTAATAAGACCGGTTATTAATTTAGCTGAAGAAAATGCCCTTAAAATCATATATGTACCTACAATGAAGGAACTAGGACATTTATGTGCGATAGATGTAGGTGCATCAACAGTTGCTATTTTAAAGTAA
- the rpoC gene encoding DNA-directed RNA polymerase subunit beta', with protein MFELNNFDALQIGLASPEKIREWSRGEVKKPETINYRTLKPERDGLFCERIFGPIKDWECHCGKYKRIRYKGIVCDRCGVEVTKAKVRRERMGHIELAAPVSHIWYFKGIPSRMGLILDMSPRALEKVLYFASYVVLDPKETPLLKKQLLNEKEYREAVDKYGDDSFSAGMGAESIKKLLEEIDLDQLSDDLKKDLKTSTGQKKVRIIRRYEVVESFKKSGNRPEWMIIDVIPVIPPDLRPMVQLDGGRFATSDLNDLYRRVINRNNRLKKLLDLGAPDIIVRNEKRMLQEAVDALIDNGRRGRAVTGPGNRPLKSLSDMLKGKQGRFRQNLLGKRVDYSGRSVIVVGPELRMYQCGLPKEMALELFKPFVMKKLVESGLSHNIKSAKRMVERVQPQVWDVLEDVIADHPVLLNRAPTLHRLGIQAFQPVLVEGRAIKLHPLACTAYNADFDGDQMAVHVPLSVEAQAEARFLMLAAHNILKPSDGKPVVVPTQDMVLGSYYLTIDKDNVKGEGRMFSSPDEVIMAYQLKQIDIHAKIKVKLTKIKDGEKITGIIGTTPGKIIFNESIPQDLGFVDRTIPENEFKLEIDFLVAKKNLGKIINKCYMKHGATQTSIMLDKIKAKGYHYSTISAITVSTSDMVVPEAKKTLLADADAAVDKIEKMYRRGFISEDERYERVIEKWTKTTEDVADALMENLDRFNPIFMMADSGARGSKSQIKQLAGMRGLMANPSGKIIELPIRSSFREGLDVQEYFISTHGARKGNADTALKTADSGYLTRRLVDVSQDVIVREEDCGTHNGFEVSEIKEGNEVIESLAERLTGRYSAEDIIDPNTGEVVVPGDTYMDMKLAEKVEKTGLKKVKIRSVFTCKSKHGVCAKCYGMNMATAQKINIGESVGIIAAQSIGEPGTQLTMRTFHTGGVAGSDITQGLPRVEELFEARKPKGLAIVSEVSGVVRMEETKKKRTVVVVTQSGEEVTYDIPFGSRLKVSNGDEINAGDEITEGSVNPHDILRIKGVQGVKNYLLSEVQKVYRLQGVDINDKHLEVVIRQMTRKIKIESQGDTELLPGTMVDMFDFESENERIEAEGGEPAEGRVALLGITKAALATDSFLSAASFQETTRVLTDAAIKGKADPLLGLKENVIIGKLIPAGTGMTRYRSVKISTDGEEETKQLNDEIQA; from the coding sequence TTGTTTGAATTGAATAATTTTGATGCATTGCAAATAGGGCTAGCTTCGCCTGAAAAGATAAGAGAATGGTCAAGAGGTGAAGTAAAAAAACCTGAGACAATAAATTATAGAACTCTAAAACCTGAAAGAGATGGTTTATTTTGTGAGAGAATTTTCGGGCCTATAAAAGATTGGGAATGCCATTGTGGAAAATATAAAAGAATAAGATATAAAGGCATAGTTTGTGATAGGTGTGGTGTTGAAGTTACAAAGGCAAAAGTTAGACGTGAGAGAATGGGGCATATAGAACTTGCAGCCCCTGTATCTCATATATGGTATTTTAAAGGTATACCATCACGTATGGGATTAATTTTAGATATGTCACCAAGGGCATTAGAAAAAGTGCTTTATTTTGCTTCATATGTTGTTTTAGATCCTAAAGAAACACCGCTTTTGAAGAAACAGCTTTTGAATGAAAAAGAATATAGAGAAGCAGTGGATAAATATGGTGATGATAGTTTTTCAGCAGGAATGGGTGCCGAATCAATTAAAAAACTATTAGAAGAAATAGATCTTGATCAGCTTTCGGATGACTTAAAGAAGGATTTAAAGACTAGTACAGGGCAAAAAAAAGTAAGAATAATAAGAAGATACGAGGTTGTGGAATCATTCAAAAAGTCGGGAAATAGACCTGAATGGATGATTATAGATGTAATACCTGTAATTCCTCCTGATTTAAGACCTATGGTTCAGCTTGATGGTGGAAGGTTTGCAACATCAGATTTGAATGATTTGTATAGAAGAGTTATAAATAGAAATAATAGACTTAAGAAGTTATTAGATTTAGGAGCACCAGACATAATAGTAAGAAATGAAAAAAGAATGCTTCAAGAAGCAGTTGATGCTCTTATAGATAATGGAAGAAGAGGAAGAGCTGTAACTGGTCCCGGAAATAGGCCTTTAAAATCTTTATCAGATATGCTTAAAGGTAAACAAGGAAGGTTCAGACAGAATTTGCTTGGAAAGCGTGTTGATTATTCAGGACGTTCAGTTATAGTTGTTGGGCCGGAACTTAGAATGTATCAGTGTGGACTCCCAAAAGAAATGGCACTTGAACTATTTAAGCCATTTGTAATGAAAAAGTTAGTAGAAAGTGGATTATCTCACAATATAAAAAGTGCTAAGAGAATGGTAGAGAGAGTACAACCACAAGTATGGGATGTATTAGAAGATGTTATAGCAGATCATCCAGTATTATTAAATCGTGCACCTACGCTTCATAGACTTGGAATACAAGCATTTCAGCCTGTACTTGTAGAAGGTAGAGCAATAAAATTACACCCGCTTGCTTGCACAGCATATAATGCTGATTTTGATGGCGATCAAATGGCAGTGCATGTTCCATTATCAGTTGAGGCTCAAGCAGAAGCTAGATTTTTAATGCTTGCTGCACATAATATACTCAAACCATCAGATGGTAAGCCAGTAGTAGTTCCTACACAGGATATGGTGCTTGGTTCTTATTATTTAACAATAGATAAGGATAATGTAAAAGGTGAAGGTAGAATGTTCTCGTCCCCGGATGAGGTGATTATGGCATACCAATTGAAGCAAATAGATATACATGCTAAGATCAAAGTTAAGTTGACTAAGATTAAGGATGGAGAGAAAATTACTGGAATAATAGGAACAACTCCAGGTAAAATTATATTTAATGAATCAATTCCTCAAGATTTAGGCTTTGTAGATAGAACTATACCTGAGAATGAGTTCAAATTAGAAATAGATTTTCTTGTCGCAAAGAAGAATTTAGGAAAAATTATAAATAAATGTTATATGAAACATGGAGCAACTCAAACATCTATAATGCTTGATAAAATAAAAGCAAAGGGATATCATTATTCAACGATAAGCGCTATAACAGTTTCAACTTCAGATATGGTGGTTCCAGAAGCCAAGAAAACTTTACTTGCAGATGCAGATGCAGCTGTTGATAAAATTGAAAAAATGTACAGAAGAGGTTTTATATCAGAAGATGAAAGATATGAAAGAGTTATAGAGAAATGGACTAAGACAACCGAAGATGTAGCAGATGCTCTAATGGAAAATCTCGATAGATTCAATCCTATATTCATGATGGCAGACTCAGGAGCCAGAGGTTCAAAGAGTCAGATAAAACAGTTAGCAGGCATGAGAGGACTTATGGCTAATCCATCGGGTAAGATTATAGAACTCCCTATCAGGTCATCTTTCAGAGAAGGACTTGATGTTCAGGAATACTTTATATCTACACATGGCGCTAGAAAAGGAAATGCAGATACAGCACTTAAAACAGCGGATTCTGGATATTTGACAAGAAGGCTTGTTGATGTAAGCCAGGATGTTATAGTAAGAGAAGAAGATTGTGGAACTCATAATGGATTTGAAGTTTCGGAGATAAAAGAAGGAAATGAAGTTATAGAAAGTTTAGCAGAAAGGCTTACAGGAAGATATTCTGCAGAGGATATAATAGATCCTAATACAGGTGAAGTTGTAGTTCCAGGTGATACTTATATGGATATGAAGCTTGCTGAAAAAGTTGAAAAGACTGGTTTAAAAAAGGTAAAGATAAGATCAGTATTTACATGTAAATCCAAGCATGGTGTTTGTGCAAAATGTTATGGAATGAATATGGCAACTGCTCAAAAGATAAATATAGGAGAATCAGTTGGTATAATAGCAGCTCAAAGTATTGGAGAACCTGGTACTCAGCTTACGATGAGAACATTTCATACAGGTGGTGTTGCAGGATCTGATATAACTCAAGGTCTTCCAAGAGTTGAAGAATTATTTGAAGCAAGAAAACCAAAAGGTCTTGCTATAGTAAGTGAAGTTTCAGGCGTAGTAAGGATGGAAGAAACAAAGAAAAAGAGAACTGTAGTAGTTGTAACTCAAAGCGGTGAAGAAGTAACATACGATATACCATTCGGATCAAGACTTAAGGTATCTAATGGAGATGAAATAAATGCTGGAGATGAAATAACAGAAGGGTCCGTTAATCCACATGATATATTAAGGATAAAGGGTGTCCAGGGAGTTAAAAATTATCTTTTATCTGAAGTACAAAAAGTTTATAGATTACAGGGTGTTGATATAAATGATAAACACCTTGAAGTAGTAATAAGACAGATGACTAGAAAGATAAAGATTGAAAGTCAAGGAGATACTGAACTTCTTCCTGGAACTATGGTAGATATGTTTGATTTTGAATCCGAAAATGAAAGAATTGAAGCAGAAGGTGGAGAACCAGCTGAAGGGAGAGTTGCTTTACTTGGAATAACTAAAGCAGCACTTGCTACAGATTCATTCTTATCGGCAGCATCCTTCCAGGAAACTACAAGAGTACTTACAGATGCAGCTATAAAAGGCAAGGCAGATCCACTTTTGGGTTTGAAGGAAAATGTAATTATAGGAAAATTAATACCGGCTGGTACCGGGATGACTAGATACAGATCAGTAAAGATAAGTACTGATGGTGAGGAAGAAACAAAGCAATTGAATGATGAAATACAGGCTTAG
- the rplV gene encoding 50S ribosomal protein L22, giving the protein MEAKAIAKYVRMSSMKVGIVLDLIRNKDVNEAFAILKYTPKTAAEVVNKVLKSAVANAENNLNLDVNKLYVAEAYACQGPTLKRFRPHAQGRAFRIKKRSSHITLVVKERD; this is encoded by the coding sequence ATGGAAGCTAAGGCTATAGCTAAATATGTAAGAATGTCCTCAATGAAAGTAGGGATTGTTCTTGATTTGATAAGAAATAAAGATGTAAATGAAGCTTTTGCTATATTAAAATATACTCCCAAAACTGCGGCTGAGGTAGTAAATAAAGTATTAAAATCAGCTGTTGCGAATGCAGAGAATAATTTAAACTTAGATGTAAATAAATTGTATGTTGCTGAGGCATATGCTTGCCAAGGTCCAACATTGAAAAGATTTAGACCACATGCTCAAGGCAGGGCTTTTAGAATAAAAAAGAGAAGTAGTCATATAACATTAGTTGTTAAGGAAAGAGATTAA
- the rplB gene encoding 50S ribosomal protein L2 yields MAIKGFKPTTPSRRQMTVNTFEEITTSVPEKSLLVALKRTGGRNANGKITVRHIGGGAKQKYRIIDFKRTKDGIPAKVSTIEYDPNRSAYIALVVYTDGEKRYIIAPNGLKVGDVIVSGPDADIKIGNCLPIKNIPVGTIIHNIELSIGKGAQLVRSAGSSAQLMAKEGNYATLRLPSGEMRYVRIECRATIGTVSNLTHEIVNLGKAGRKRHLGVRPTVRGSVMNPNDHPHGGGEGKSPVGHPGPLTPWGKPALGYKTRKHKKYSDRFIIKRRNTK; encoded by the coding sequence ATGGCAATTAAAGGATTTAAACCTACAACCCCTTCAAGAAGACAGATGACAGTTAATACATTTGAGGAAATAACTACAAGTGTACCTGAAAAATCACTTCTTGTTGCATTAAAGAGAACGGGTGGTAGGAATGCAAATGGAAAAATAACTGTTCGTCATATAGGCGGCGGTGCAAAGCAAAAATATAGAATTATAGATTTTAAGAGAACAAAAGATGGAATACCTGCAAAAGTATCTACAATAGAATATGATCCAAATAGATCGGCTTACATAGCACTTGTAGTATATACTGATGGAGAAAAGAGATATATTATTGCTCCAAATGGTTTGAAAGTTGGAGACGTTATAGTATCGGGACCAGATGCGGATATAAAAATAGGAAATTGTCTTCCAATAAAAAATATACCGGTTGGTACAATAATTCACAATATAGAATTATCAATTGGAAAAGGAGCTCAACTTGTTAGATCAGCGGGAAGCTCAGCACAACTTATGGCTAAAGAGGGAAATTATGCTACATTAAGATTACCAAGTGGAGAAATGAGATATGTTAGAATCGAATGCAGAGCAACTATTGGAACTGTTTCAAATCTAACACATGAGATTGTTAATCTTGGTAAGGCAGGAAGAAAGAGACATTTAGGAGTTAGACCTACAGTTAGAGGTTCTGTCATGAACCCTAATGACCATCCACATGGTGGTGGTGAAGGTAAGTCACCTGTTGGACACCCAGGACCACTTACTCCATGGGGTAAACCAGCACTCGGATACAAAACTAGAAAGCATAAGAAGTATTCAGATCGATTCATTATTAAGAGAAGAAATACTAAGTAG
- the rplC gene encoding 50S ribosomal protein L3: protein MKKGILGKKLGMTQIFDENGKVVPVTVIEAGPCVVVQKKTVEKDGYDAVQVAYADVREKLLNKPKKGHFTKAGVAFKKFIREFRLEDIEGYEIGQEIKANVFEVGEKVDVSGVSKGKGFQGTIKRWNAHRGPMSHGSKFHRAVGSMGASSDPSRTFKSKRMPGHMGNVNTTVLNLQIAKVMPEKNIILIKGGVPGPNKGFVVIRNTVKA, encoded by the coding sequence ATGAAAAAGGGAATACTAGGAAAAAAACTTGGTATGACACAAATATTTGATGAAAATGGAAAAGTAGTTCCAGTAACAGTAATTGAAGCAGGACCTTGTGTAGTGGTTCAAAAGAAAACTGTTGAAAAAGATGGTTATGATGCTGTGCAAGTTGCTTATGCAGATGTAAGGGAAAAACTTTTAAATAAACCTAAGAAAGGACACTTTACAAAAGCAGGTGTTGCTTTCAAGAAATTTATAAGAGAATTTAGGTTAGAAGATATAGAAGGCTATGAAATCGGCCAGGAGATAAAGGCAAATGTATTCGAAGTTGGAGAAAAAGTAGATGTATCTGGAGTTTCAAAAGGTAAGGGATTTCAGGGCACAATAAAGAGATGGAATGCACATAGAGGACCTATGTCTCATGGTTCTAAATTCCATAGAGCTGTTGGATCAATGGGAGCATCATCAGATCCATCAAGGACATTTAAAAGCAAGAGAATGCCAGGACATATGGGAAATGTTAATACGACAGTATTAAATCTACAAATTGCAAAAGTTATGCCGGAAAAAAATATTATCTTGATAAAAGGTGGAGTACCGGGACCTAATAAAGGATTTGTAGTAATAAGAAATACAGTTAAAGCCTAA
- the rpsG gene encoding 30S ribosomal protein S7, with translation MPRKGHIPRRDVLPDPMYNSKVVSKLINNIMQDGKKGVAQKICYGAFELIKQKTDKDPMEVFEAAMNNVMPLLEVKARRIGGATYQVPIEVRPDRRQTLGIRWILGAAAKRGEKYMRERLASELMDAANNTGAAVKKREDTHKMAEANKAFAHYRY, from the coding sequence GTGCCAAGAAAAGGACATATACCTAGGAGAGATGTATTACCAGATCCAATGTATAATAGTAAAGTTGTTAGCAAATTGATAAACAACATAATGCAGGATGGTAAAAAAGGAGTAGCACAAAAAATATGCTACGGTGCTTTTGAATTAATTAAACAGAAGACTGATAAAGATCCAATGGAAGTATTTGAGGCAGCAATGAATAATGTAATGCCATTACTTGAAGTAAAAGCAAGGAGAATAGGTGGTGCTACATATCAGGTGCCAATAGAAGTAAGACCTGACAGAAGACAGACTTTAGGAATCAGATGGATTCTTGGAGCAGCAGCTAAAAGAGGAGAGAAATATATGAGAGAAAGACTCGCTTCTGAACTTATGGATGCAGCTAATAATACGGGTGCAGCTGTAAAGAAGAGAGAAGATACTCATAAAATGGCTGAAGCTAATAAAGCTTTTGCACATTATAGATATTAA